A genome region from Paracoccus stylophorae includes the following:
- a CDS encoding glutathione S-transferase family protein, protein MGQLVDGVWKDEWYDTDSHGGEFVRDTSKFRNWVTADGTPGPTGEGGFRAESGRYHLYVSYACPWAHRALIFRALKDLQDHIGVSAVHPDMLNEGWEFREDFPGATGDRLFDSDFMRDIYLRANPRASGRVTVPVLWDRERDTIVSNESADLIRMFNRAFDGITGNTDDYRPDHLQDDIDKVNDRIYDTVNNGVYKAGFATTQSAYDKAVGPLFDSLDWIEGLLARTRYLTGDTITEADWRLFTTVVRFDSVYHTHFKCNRRRIVDYPNLWGWARELYQWPGVAPTVRPDHYVRHYYYSHKTVNPHRIIPIGPDEDWTAPHGRA, encoded by the coding sequence ATGGGTCAACTGGTCGATGGCGTCTGGAAGGACGAATGGTACGACACCGACAGCCATGGCGGCGAATTCGTCCGCGACACCTCGAAATTCCGCAATTGGGTCACCGCTGACGGCACCCCCGGCCCGACCGGCGAAGGCGGGTTTAGGGCCGAAAGCGGGCGTTACCATCTTTACGTCTCGTATGCCTGCCCGTGGGCGCATCGGGCGCTGATCTTCCGGGCGCTGAAGGATCTTCAGGACCATATCGGCGTCTCGGCCGTCCATCCCGACATGCTGAACGAAGGGTGGGAGTTTCGCGAGGACTTCCCCGGCGCGACCGGCGACCGGCTGTTTGACAGCGACTTCATGCGCGACATCTATCTGCGCGCCAATCCCCGCGCCTCGGGCCGCGTGACCGTGCCGGTGCTGTGGGACCGCGAACGCGACACCATCGTGTCGAACGAAAGCGCCGATCTGATCCGCATGTTCAACCGGGCCTTCGACGGCATCACCGGAAACACCGACGATTACCGGCCCGACCACCTGCAGGACGACATCGACAAGGTGAACGACCGGATCTACGACACCGTCAATAACGGCGTCTACAAGGCCGGTTTCGCCACCACCCAATCGGCCTATGACAAGGCGGTCGGGCCGCTGTTCGACAGTCTGGACTGGATCGAGGGGCTGCTGGCCCGCACCCGCTATCTGACCGGGGACACCATCACCGAGGCCGACTGGCGCCTGTTCACCACCGTCGTCCGGTTCGATTCGGTCTATCACACGCATTTCAAATGCAACCGCCGCCGCATCGTCGATTACCCCAATCTGTGGGGCTGGGCGCGCGAACTGTATCAGTGGCCCGGCGTCGCCCCGACCGTGCGGCCCGACCACTATGTCCGCCACTATTACTACAGCCACAAGACGGTGAACCCGCACCGGATCATCCCCATCGGACCCGATGAGGACTGGACCGCCCCGCATGGCCGCGCCTAG
- a CDS encoding response regulator transcription factor, translating to MAGLKKILLVDDEDDLREALAEQLVATDDFDVVEAGTGAEAVEATKNAIYDLVILDVGLPDTDGRELCKKLRKLNVKCPIVMLTGHDTDADTILGLDAGANDYVTKPFKFPVLLARLRAQLRTHEQSEDAIFQLGPYTFKPSMKMLVDQKDKKIRLTEKETNILKFLYRAQDGVVPRDVLLHEVWGYNAGVTTHTLETHIYRLRQKIEPDPSNARLLVTESGGYRLVA from the coding sequence ATGGCCGGACTGAAAAAGATCCTGCTGGTGGATGACGAGGACGATCTGCGCGAGGCGCTGGCCGAGCAGCTGGTCGCGACGGACGACTTCGACGTGGTCGAGGCCGGCACCGGCGCCGAGGCGGTCGAGGCGACGAAGAACGCCATCTACGATCTGGTGATCCTGGATGTGGGGCTGCCCGATACGGACGGGCGCGAATTGTGCAAGAAGCTGCGCAAGCTGAACGTGAAATGTCCGATCGTGATGCTGACCGGGCACGACACCGATGCCGACACGATCTTGGGGCTGGATGCGGGGGCCAATGATTACGTGACCAAGCCGTTCAAGTTCCCGGTCCTGCTGGCCCGGCTGCGGGCGCAGCTGCGCACGCATGAACAGTCCGAGGACGCGATCTTTCAGCTTGGGCCGTATACGTTCAAGCCGTCGATGAAGATGCTGGTCGATCAGAAGGACAAGAAGATCCGGCTGACCGAGAAGGAGACCAACATCCTGAAATTCCTGTACCGCGCTCAGGACGGGGTGGTGCCGCGCGACGTGCTGCTGCACGAGGTGTGGGGCTATAATGCCGGGGTGACGACGCACACGCTGGAGACGCATATCTATCGGCTGCGCCAGAAGATCGAGCCGGACCCGTCGAATGCGCGTCTGCTGGTGACGGAATCGGGCGGCTATCGGCTGGTCGCCTGA
- the ribA gene encoding GTP cyclohydrolase II, protein MSLIPTLAETVSRARADLRMGLPVMIGGHLAAAVETLSATRLADMLRLGRPVLAITERRAETLKARAYDDGLARVRLPPDADLAWLRALADPANDLMTPLKGPLFTDRDGDATPHMAALALAKSAQLLPAMLVVPARAPAGLTVLAPGQVLAQLAGEAALAPVAAARLPLMSAERSRLHIFRPDDGAAEHYAIEIGDPPRDRPVLARLHSACFTGDVLGSLKCDCGPQLHAALQAMGQGGDGVLLYLNQEGRGIGLANKMRAYDLQNQGFDTVEANHRLGFEDDERDFRIGAALLKRMGFAQARLLTNNPRKVQMLETHGIEVVERVPLIVPRNRFNTGYLDTKAAKSGHLL, encoded by the coding sequence ATGAGCCTGATCCCGACCCTTGCCGAAACCGTCTCGCGCGCCCGCGCCGATCTGCGCATGGGCCTGCCGGTGATGATCGGCGGCCATCTGGCGGCGGCGGTCGAGACGCTGTCGGCGACCCGGCTGGCCGACATGCTGCGACTGGGCCGGCCGGTGCTGGCGATCACCGAACGCCGGGCCGAAACGCTGAAGGCGCGCGCCTATGACGACGGGCTGGCCCGCGTCAGGCTGCCGCCGGATGCCGATCTGGCATGGCTGCGCGCGCTGGCCGATCCGGCCAACGATCTGATGACGCCGCTGAAGGGGCCGCTGTTCACCGACCGCGACGGCGACGCGACCCCGCACATGGCCGCGCTGGCACTGGCCAAATCGGCGCAGCTTCTGCCGGCGATGCTGGTCGTGCCGGCCCGTGCGCCCGCCGGGCTGACGGTGCTGGCGCCGGGACAGGTGCTGGCGCAGCTTGCGGGCGAGGCGGCGCTGGCCCCCGTCGCCGCCGCGCGCCTGCCGCTGATGTCGGCCGAACGGTCGCGGCTGCACATCTTCCGCCCCGACGACGGCGCGGCCGAACATTACGCCATCGAGATCGGCGATCCGCCGCGCGACCGACCCGTGCTGGCGCGGCTGCATTCGGCCTGTTTCACCGGCGACGTGCTGGGCAGCCTGAAATGCGATTGCGGCCCGCAACTGCACGCCGCGTTGCAGGCGATGGGCCAGGGGGGCGACGGCGTGCTGCTGTATCTGAACCAGGAGGGGCGCGGCATCGGGCTGGCCAACAAGATGCGCGCCTATGACCTGCAGAACCAGGGTTTCGACACGGTCGAGGCCAATCACCGCCTGGGGTTCGAGGATGACGAGCGTGACTTTCGCATCGGCGCCGCCCTGCTGAAGCGGATGGGCTTTGCGCAGGCGCGGCTGCTGACGAACAATCCGCGCAAGGTGCAGATGCTGGAAACACACGGCATCGAGGTGGTCGAACGCGTGCCGCTGATCGTCCCGCGCAACCGCTTCAACACCGGCTATCTGGACACCAAGGCCGCGAAGTCGGGCCATCTGCTGTGA
- a CDS encoding cation diffusion facilitator family transporter: MAHRHDHSHDHSHGPTLSRDAPIAEQRSKERAIAIAAGLTGLFMGAEVVGGIVSGSLALLADAGHMLTDFASLVLAWLAFRLARRPADWKRTYGFDRFSVLAAFVNGISLLAIAAWITIEAIRRLRDPSEVLGGLMLWVAIAGLAVNIAAFWVLSRAEGDNLNVRAAALHVLGDLLGSVAAIVASLIIIWTGWTPIDPILSVFVVLLILRSAVSVVRESGHILLEGAPHGFDASAIAADLEQTVPGVLRAHHIHAWSITQERPMATLEVDLAPGSDAERVRRQVKSRVAQIARIDHVTVEVSEEAEGAHDHDPDCGTPADRPEP; encoded by the coding sequence ATGGCACACCGCCACGACCACAGCCACGATCATTCCCACGGGCCGACGCTGTCGCGCGATGCCCCCATCGCCGAACAGCGGTCCAAGGAACGGGCCATCGCCATCGCCGCCGGGCTGACCGGGCTGTTCATGGGGGCCGAGGTGGTCGGCGGCATCGTGTCGGGCAGTCTGGCGCTGCTGGCCGATGCCGGGCACATGCTGACCGATTTCGCCTCGCTGGTGCTGGCGTGGCTGGCCTTTCGGCTGGCGCGGCGTCCGGCCGACTGGAAACGGACCTACGGCTTCGACCGCTTTTCGGTTCTGGCCGCCTTCGTGAACGGCATCAGCCTGCTGGCCATCGCCGCCTGGATCACGATCGAGGCGATCCGGCGCCTGCGCGACCCGTCCGAGGTGCTGGGCGGGCTGATGCTGTGGGTGGCCATCGCCGGGCTGGCCGTGAACATCGCCGCCTTCTGGGTGCTGTCGCGGGCCGAGGGCGACAATCTCAACGTCCGCGCCGCCGCCCTGCATGTGCTGGGCGACCTGCTGGGCTCGGTCGCGGCCATCGTCGCGTCCCTGATCATCATCTGGACCGGCTGGACGCCCATCGACCCGATCCTGTCGGTGTTCGTGGTCCTGCTGATCCTGCGCTCGGCCGTGTCGGTGGTGCGCGAAAGCGGCCATATCCTGCTGGAGGGTGCGCCCCACGGCTTCGACGCCTCGGCCATCGCCGCCGATCTGGAACAGACCGTGCCGGGCGTGCTGCGCGCCCACCACATCCACGCCTGGTCGATCACCCAGGAACGCCCCATGGCCACGTTGGAGGTCGATCTGGCGCCCGGCTCGGACGCCGAGCGCGTGCGCCGTCAGGTCAAGTCGCGCGTGGCCCAGATCGCCCGCATCGACCACGTGACGGTCGAGGTGTCCGAAGAGGCCGAGGGGGCGCATGACCACGACCCCGATTGTGGCACGCCGGCGGACCGCCCCGAACCCTAA